A window of the Penaeus monodon isolate SGIC_2016 chromosome 11, NSTDA_Pmon_1, whole genome shotgun sequence genome harbors these coding sequences:
- the LOC119578838 gene encoding delta-1-pyrroline-5-carboxylate dehydrogenase, mitochondrial-like, which translates to MLASVRSTLFSTAHRLHARAASTIIKDAQIKDFQVENEPVFGYMPGSPERAELEAALKKYQSQVEDVPIMIGDKEYRTDEVKHQVMPHNHSHKIAKFYWANSELIQKAIDTGMAARAGWERVPLAEKFDMWLKAADLMATKYRQELNATTMLGQSKTVIQAEIDSAAELIDFLRFNALYGKEGTKWQPRSPDPNVTVNKLRLRGLEGFVAAVSPFNFTAIGGNLAYTPAMMGNAVLWKPSDTAVLSNFTIYKIMREVGVPGEVVSFLPADGPVFGDTITKSPHLAAINFTGSVPTFQRLWTQVGQNLSNYIGFPRLVGECGGKNYHLVHPSADVTSVVNGTIRSAFEYCGQKCSACSRAYIPESLWPEVKAGLLAAQKELKVGDVQEFDSFMGAVIDDKAFKRISGYVDHAKSSPNLSILAGGKCDDSVGYFVEPTIVQTTDPTDRIMCEEIFGPVLTLFVYPDAQADEMLTVANKSTPFALTGAIFAQDEAWLVKATEALKDSAGNFYINDKSTGSVVAQQPFGGARMSGTNDKAGGLQYALKWTSPQAVKQTMVPLTDIKYPYMG; encoded by the exons ATGTTGGCCTCCGTCAGATCTACGCTTTTTTCCACTGCCCatag GCTTCATGCCCGGGCAGCTTCCACTATCATCAAGGATGCACAGATCAAAGATTTTCAAGTGGAGAATGAACCTGTGTTTG GTTACATGCCTGGAAGCCCAGAGCGGGCGGAGTTGGAAGCTGCCTTGAAGAAGTACCAGTCTCAGGTAGAAGATGTCCCCATAATGATAGGCGACAAGGAGTACCGCACCGATGAAGTGAAACATCAAGTGATGCCACATAATCATTCCCACAA gattgcTAAGTTTTATTGGGCAAATTCAGAGCTTATCCAGAAAGCCATTGACACAGGAATGGCTGCACGAGCTGGCTGGGAACGTGTACCCCTTGCTGAGAAGTTTGACATGTGGCTAAAA GCTGCAGATCTGATGGCAACTAAATACCGGCAAGAACTCAATGCAACAACAATGTTAGGCCAGAGCAAAACTGTCATTCAGGCTGAAATTGATTCTGCTGCAGAACTAATTGACTTCCTGAG ATTCAATGCTCTTTATGGCAAAGAGGGAACGAAATGGCAGCCAAGGAGTCCTGACCCAAATGTAACTGTAAACAAGCTGAGACTGCGTGGCCTCGAAGGTTTTGTAGCAGCTGTGTCTCCGTTCAACTTTACTGCGATTGGAGGCAACTTGGCTTACACCCCTGCAATGATG GGCAATGCAGTGTTATGGAAGCCATCAGATACAGCTGTCCTAAGTAACTTTACAATCTATAAGATCATGAGAGAAGTAGGTGTTCCTGGTGAGGTTGTGAGTTTCCTTCCTGCAGATGGACCTGTCTTTGGAGACACAATCACCAAATCCCCCCATCTGGCAGCCATAAACTTCACTGGCTCAGTTCC GACATTCCAGAGATTATGGACACAAGTTGGCCAAAACTTGTCCAATTATATTGGATTCCCAAGACTTGTGGGTGAGTGTGGTGGGAAGAACTACCATCTGGTCCATCCCAGTGCAGATGTTACCTCTGTTGTTAATGGCACTATCCGCTCAGCCTTTGAATACTGTGGCCAGAAATGCTCTGCTTGCTCTCGTGCCTACATTCCAGAATCCCTTTGGCCTGAG GTAAAGGCAGGTCTCTTGGCAGCCCAAAAGGAGCTCAAAGTTGGCGATGTACAGGAATTTGATTCTTTTATGGGAGCTGTCATAGATGACAAAGCATTCAAGCGTATCAGTGGCTACGTTGACCATGCCAAGTCTTCACCAAACCTTTCTATTTTGGCTGGTGGCAAATGTGATGATAG TGTGGGCTATTTTGTGGAGCCCACCATTGTGCAGACAACAGACCCCACAGATCGCATCATGTGTGAGGAGATCTTTGGACCTGTCCTCACTCTCTTTGTATATCCTGATGCTCAAGCTGATGAAATGCTTACCGTGGCTAACAAGTCTACTCCATTTGCTCTTACGGGTGCCATCTTTGCTCAGGATGA GGCTTGGCTTGTCAAAGCAACTGAAGCACTGAAAGATTCTGCTGGCAACTTTTACATTAACGACAAGTCAACGGGATCTGTTGTAGCACAGCAACCATTTGGAGGTGCACGTATGTCAG GCACAAATGATAAAGCTGGAGGTCTACAGTATGCCCTGAAGTGGACATCTCCTCAGGCAGTAAAGCAGACCATGGTGCCCCTGACAGACATCAAATACCCTTACATGGGTTAG